A genomic window from Candidatus Bathyarchaeota archaeon includes:
- a CDS encoding Lrp/AsnC family transcriptional regulator, with product MDAIDWKLIMHLQSDGRKTFKDLGEAIGFTSLGAKKRVDKLLGNGIIDISAMVNTDKLDLRLALILLEIENAEAMRKIIDRYSKCPRIINFFTTMGGFNLIALVMAEDQATLESECVEKCALRSGEGIRRSEIYLIGGIHHYPYMPLKADALRESADIAPCGVKCDGCQSFEDKKCVGCPALSYYRGPLKEAK from the coding sequence ATGGACGCCATTGACTGGAAACTAATAATGCACCTTCAATCTGATGGTAGGAAAACATTCAAAGATTTAGGTGAAGCCATCGGTTTTACTAGTTTAGGAGCAAAAAAAAGAGTTGATAAATTGCTTGGTAACGGCATAATTGACATTTCAGCTATGGTAAACACCGATAAACTTGACCTGCGTTTAGCACTGATCTTGTTGGAGATTGAAAATGCAGAAGCAATGCGAAAAATAATTGACCGTTATAGCAAATGTCCTAGGATAATCAACTTTTTTACCACAATGGGAGGATTCAATTTAATTGCCTTGGTGATGGCAGAAGATCAAGCTACACTGGAAAGCGAGTGTGTTGAAAAATGTGCATTGCGCAGTGGCGAAGGAATCCGAAGATCAGAAATTTATCTTATTGGCGGAATTCATCATTATCCGTACATGCCTTTGAAGGCTGATGCACTGCGTGAAAGTGCAGACATTGCCCCTTGTGGAGTCAAATGTGATGGCTGTCAATCCTTTGAAGATAAAAAATGTGTAGGTTGCCCTGCATTAAGTTATTACAGGGGACCACTTAAAGAAGCTAAGTAG
- a CDS encoding NifB/NifX family molybdenum-iron cluster-binding protein translates to MKICVSASSNSLDANVDSRFGRCPYFVVVNSETMEFNVVLNDSTNAAHGAGIQAAQTVVNSGAKVVITGNVGPNAFKVLSATGIKVITGVSGNIKEAVEKYKNGELEETSNPTVGGHFGMGKGASKGQ, encoded by the coding sequence ATGAAAATTTGTGTTTCAGCATCTTCAAACAGTTTGGATGCAAATGTGGATTCAAGGTTTGGCAGATGCCCATATTTTGTGGTAGTAAATTCTGAAACCATGGAGTTTAATGTAGTTTTGAATGATTCTACAAACGCTGCTCACGGAGCGGGAATTCAAGCTGCTCAGACAGTAGTAAACAGTGGAGCAAAAGTAGTAATCACAGGCAATGTTGGACCGAACGCCTTCAAAGTTTTGTCTGCAACAGGAATTAAGGTTATAACTGGAGTTTCTGGCAATATCAAAGAAGCTGTTGAAAAATACAAAAACGGTGAACTTGAAGAAACATCCAATCCAACTGTTGGAGGACATTTCGGAATGGGAAAAGGAGCATCCAAAGGGCAATAA
- a CDS encoding Mrp/NBP35 family ATP-binding protein, which translates to MENQAAVQKDQNLKKNMSKIKHKIAIISGKGGVGKSTVSANLAIAFAINGHRNRVGMLDVDIHGPCIPKLLGVKGEKLQITPNGAYPVTNSEGIKVVSMDFLVTNQETPIVWRGPLKMQAIKQFLSDFIWGELDFLFIDAPPGTGDEPLSTMQLIPEMDGTIIVTIPSQVSEDVVKKAVIFSRQMKIPVIGIVENMSGFVCPKCGESVNILGSGAGKRIAEELKVPFLGQIPMDPKICEEADKGTTFLKKYPDSPATKAFKEIVKKIEDFLKNKKTE; encoded by the coding sequence ATGGAAAATCAAGCTGCAGTACAAAAGGACCAAAATCTGAAAAAGAACATGAGTAAAATCAAGCACAAAATTGCAATAATTAGCGGAAAAGGCGGAGTGGGCAAAAGCACAGTATCAGCAAATTTGGCAATTGCATTCGCAATAAACGGACACCGAAACCGCGTTGGAATGCTAGATGTAGATATCCACGGACCATGCATCCCCAAACTTCTGGGTGTAAAAGGAGAAAAACTTCAAATTACACCCAATGGAGCGTATCCAGTAACCAACTCTGAAGGAATCAAGGTAGTATCCATGGATTTTTTGGTAACAAACCAAGAAACCCCAATTGTATGGCGTGGTCCATTAAAGATGCAAGCAATCAAGCAGTTTTTATCAGATTTTATTTGGGGCGAGCTGGATTTTCTGTTTATCGATGCACCACCGGGAACTGGAGATGAACCCCTTAGCACAATGCAACTCATTCCAGAAATGGATGGAACAATAATTGTTACTATTCCCTCGCAAGTTTCTGAAGACGTAGTTAAAAAAGCTGTTATTTTTTCAAGACAGATGAAAATTCCTGTCATCGGCATTGTAGAAAACATGAGTGGATTTGTTTGCCCTAAATGTGGCGAATCTGTTAACATTCTGGGTTCAGGGGCAGGAAAACGAATAGCTGAAGAATTAAAGGTGCCTTTTCTGGGACAAATTCCAATGGACCCCAAAATCTGTGAAGAAGCAGACAAGGGAACAACATTCTTGAAAAAGTACCCCGATTCGCCTGCAACTAAGGCATTCAAAGAAATTGTGAAAAAAATTGAAGATTTCTTAAAAAACAAAAAAACAGAATGA
- a CDS encoding DUF134 domain-containing protein, producing MSYGRRHRRGRRGRLPKPVTIPNPTKVRNFIPHPITTGTTITIEPAELEAMRLVDLEDLSQEEAGDKMGVSRGTIWRLVKNARKKVAQALTEGRPLAVTNNL from the coding sequence ATGTCATACGGACGACGACATAGACGAGGGCGACGAGGAAGACTCCCCAAACCAGTAACCATACCTAATCCAACAAAAGTACGAAACTTCATTCCCCACCCAATAACAACTGGAACCACAATCACAATCGAACCAGCAGAATTAGAAGCCATGCGCCTAGTAGACCTTGAAGATTTATCCCAAGAAGAAGCAGGCGACAAAATGGGCGTTTCTCGTGGCACAATTTGGCGGCTAGTTAAAAATGCACGAAAAAAAGTAGCTCAGGCCTTAACAGAAGGAAGACCTTTAGCAGTAACAAATAATTTGTAA
- a CDS encoding 4Fe-4S binding protein, with protein MTREITILSGKGGTGKTSVTASLAVLAKNAVITDCDVDAPDLHMLLNPAVLETQEFKASRVAVIDSDTCVQCRKCEEHCRFGAITQQGIDPILCEGCGVCVYVCPLAAIKLEKRVSGQAFISKTEYGLMSHALLNPGEENSGKLVSLVRKNAKKVAEKENCDLIINDGPPGIGCPVIASVGGVDLGIIVVEPTLSGIHDMIRALELLNHFKISAQVCINKYDLNEQNTLNIILFCEKNKVDVVGKIPFDSIFTEAMVAGKPVIEHAPDSKVSNAIKKIWRNITQSIE; from the coding sequence ATGACCAGAGAAATTACAATACTTAGCGGAAAAGGTGGAACAGGAAAAACTAGTGTAACTGCGTCTCTTGCTGTTTTGGCAAAAAATGCTGTAATAACTGACTGTGATGTTGATGCTCCTGATCTTCACATGTTGCTAAATCCTGCAGTTTTGGAGACACAAGAGTTCAAAGCGTCCAGAGTCGCAGTAATAGATTCTGATACTTGTGTACAATGCAGAAAATGTGAAGAACACTGCCGCTTTGGAGCCATAACCCAACAAGGAATTGACCCAATTTTGTGCGAAGGTTGCGGAGTATGTGTTTACGTTTGCCCATTAGCTGCAATAAAACTGGAAAAACGAGTTTCAGGACAAGCTTTCATTTCAAAGACTGAATACGGTTTGATGTCCCATGCGTTGCTAAATCCAGGGGAAGAAAACTCTGGCAAACTTGTGTCGTTAGTTAGAAAAAATGCAAAAAAAGTTGCAGAAAAAGAAAACTGTGATTTAATCATAAACGACGGTCCACCGGGAATTGGTTGCCCAGTAATTGCATCAGTAGGTGGAGTGGACCTAGGTATAATAGTAGTAGAGCCAACGTTATCAGGAATTCATGACATGATACGAGCACTTGAGTTGCTTAACCATTTTAAGATATCTGCACAGGTTTGTATAAATAAGTACGATTTAAACGAACAAAACACATTGAATATAATCCTATTTTGTGAAAAGAACAAAGTAGATGTAGTGGGAAAGATACCCTTTGATTCCATATTTACCGAAGCAATGGTTGCAGGAAAACCAGTAATTGAACATGCCCCCGACAGCAAAGTTTCAAATGCAATAAAAAAAATATGGAGAAATATAACTCAGTCCATAGAATAA
- a CDS encoding ATP-binding protein: protein MIITVASGKGGTGKTTVAVNLALSLDNVQLLDCDVEEPNAHILLNPKITQTKPVHSLVPVISEDKCVYCGKCAKFCEFNALFVAPKTVLVFPELCHSCGGCMLVCSKDAITETKRKIGVIKKGNSNNIDLVYGELNVGEAMAVPLIKAVKAEINPSKNVVIDAPPGTACSLVSSVHKTDYCILVTEPTPFGLHDLKITVQVLKNLGVPMGVIINRAEVGDKKVYDYCKQENIPILMEIPFSKKIAELYSRGVPFVTDMPEWKNKFQEMQKTIQRCQK, encoded by the coding sequence TTGATAATAACGGTTGCAAGCGGAAAAGGGGGAACCGGAAAAACAACAGTAGCCGTAAATTTGGCTCTTTCCTTAGATAATGTCCAACTACTTGATTGCGACGTTGAAGAACCAAACGCCCATATTTTATTAAATCCAAAAATAACTCAAACTAAACCAGTTCACAGTTTAGTCCCCGTAATTTCGGAGGACAAATGTGTCTATTGTGGAAAATGTGCAAAATTTTGTGAATTTAACGCCCTGTTTGTAGCCCCAAAGACCGTTTTGGTTTTCCCTGAATTGTGCCACAGCTGTGGAGGATGCATGCTAGTTTGTTCCAAAGACGCAATCACTGAAACAAAAAGGAAAATAGGCGTCATAAAAAAGGGAAATTCTAACAACATTGACCTAGTTTATGGTGAACTCAATGTTGGCGAGGCAATGGCTGTTCCATTGATAAAGGCAGTTAAGGCAGAAATTAACCCCAGTAAAAACGTGGTAATTGATGCCCCTCCTGGAACTGCCTGTTCGTTGGTTTCTTCGGTTCATAAAACAGATTATTGCATTCTTGTTACTGAACCCACCCCCTTTGGTTTGCATGATTTGAAGATAACTGTTCAAGTTTTGAAAAATCTTGGAGTGCCCATGGGGGTTATAATTAATCGTGCAGAAGTAGGTGACAAAAAAGTTTACGATTACTGTAAACAAGAAAACATACCCATTCTGATGGAGATTCCGTTTAGTAAAAAAATTGCAGAGCTGTATTCTCGTGGAGTTCCATTTGTAACAGACATGCCAGAGTGGAAAAACAAGTTTCAGGAAATGCAAAAAACAATACAAAGGTGCCAAAAATGA
- a CDS encoding NifB/NifX family molybdenum-iron cluster-binding protein, translated as MNTRLVIPVSEENGLDSMLSQHFGRAPFYAIIDLDENGKVIGNGTIANTSEHFGGVGLPPDRIMQLKPKALVTYGLGSKALQMFQAGGVAVLRTEANTVKDVVTAYNNDELQELTTGCSQSHNH; from the coding sequence ATGAATACAAGATTAGTCATTCCAGTTTCAGAAGAAAATGGTCTAGATTCTATGCTTTCTCAACACTTTGGCAGAGCTCCATTCTATGCAATAATTGACTTAGATGAAAACGGGAAAGTAATCGGTAACGGAACAATAGCAAACACTAGCGAACACTTTGGAGGAGTAGGATTGCCACCAGATAGAATAATGCAATTGAAACCAAAAGCTCTAGTTACATATGGTTTAGGTTCAAAAGCACTGCAGATGTTCCAAGCAGGCGGCGTTGCAGTTTTACGAACGGAAGCAAACACAGTAAAAGATGTTGTCACAGCCTACAACAACGATGAACTTCAAGAATTAACAACAGGATGCAGTCAGTCCCACAACCACTAA
- a CDS encoding DUF5320 domain-containing protein: MPRGDRTGPEGAGPMTGRGAGYCAGYSLPGYANPAGGYGRGLGRGRGYGRGWRRGFGRGRFVYPAPVVQPVSVPVNQSMPQPQSPEQEIAALENYQQNLEAEKADLDQEMGGIKARIEDLKAKLEK; encoded by the coding sequence ATGCCAAGAGGAGATAGAACAGGACCAGAAGGTGCAGGACCCATGACTGGAAGAGGCGCAGGATACTGTGCAGGATATTCTTTACCAGGATATGCGAATCCAGCAGGTGGATACGGAAGAGGATTGGGCAGAGGACGAGGATATGGTAGAGGATGGCGACGAGGCTTCGGTAGAGGTCGATTCGTATACCCCGCACCAGTAGTTCAACCAGTTTCAGTCCCAGTAAATCAGTCGATGCCGCAACCACAGTCACCCGAACAAGAAATCGCAGCTTTAGAAAATTACCAACAAAATTTGGAAGCAGAAAAAGCAGATCTTGACCAAGAAATGGGTGGCATCAAAGCCAGAATTGAAGACCTGAAAGCCAAACTGGAAAAATAA